A single region of the Deinococcus planocerae genome encodes:
- a CDS encoding thioredoxin family protein: MNKFHLSALAAALLATAFAAAPSSNTMTGHSMTGDSMMKTTAYQPYSKAAFDAAKGMRRVLFFHATWCPNCKAADADLTKNLAGLPRNVVVFKTDYDRETALKRQYGITSQHTFVLVDAGGRALTKWSGGGVREIVAKTGMVR, translated from the coding sequence AAGTTCCACCTGTCCGCCCTCGCCGCCGCCCTGCTCGCCACCGCCTTCGCCGCCGCGCCCTCGTCCAACACGATGACCGGGCATAGCATGACGGGCGATTCCATGATGAAGACGACGGCGTACCAGCCCTACTCCAAGGCCGCCTTTGACGCCGCGAAGGGCATGCGGCGGGTGCTGTTCTTCCACGCGACGTGGTGCCCCAACTGCAAGGCCGCCGACGCCGACCTCACGAAGAATCTGGCGGGATTGCCGAGGAACGTGGTCGTCTTCAAGACCGACTACGACCGGGAGACGGCCCTGAAGCGGCAGTACGGCATCACCTCCCAGCACACCTTCGTCCTTGTGGACGCGGGGGGGAGGGCGCTGACCAAGTGGTCGGGCGGCGGCGTGCGCGAGATCGTCGCCAAGACCGGCATGGTGCGGTAA
- a CDS encoding PQQ-dependent sugar dehydrogenase → MSTTRLFAALTLAAWLSSACAQNNQSAAPQVRFTPFVSGLEQVTTLTHAGDGSGRLYATEQGGRVRVIERGRLRAQPFLDVGTLTRAGGERGLLGLAFDPGYKTNRRLYVHYTDRSGNTVLARYTATPDFSRAEPGSARILFTAEQPYANHNGGQVAFGPDGFLYLGLGDGGSGGDPQNFGQNLASPLGKILRFDVGGDAARPAPGNPFLGRQGANPNIWAYGLRNPWRFSFDRVSGDLIIADVGQNEFEEVDRQPRSSRGGENYGWRVREGRSCFDPPSGCRSQGLTDPVLQYGRDEGQSVTGGYVYRGSALPALKGQYVFGDFGTGNVWAAPTTGQNWNKVRIGRVQNPSAFGEDEAGELYVAEYGSGRVLKLGR, encoded by the coding sequence ATGTCCACAACCCGCCTCTTCGCCGCGCTGACCCTCGCCGCCTGGCTCTCCTCCGCGTGCGCCCAGAACAACCAGAGCGCCGCCCCGCAGGTCCGCTTCACCCCCTTCGTGAGCGGCCTGGAACAGGTCACCACCCTCACCCACGCGGGCGACGGTTCGGGCCGCCTGTACGCCACCGAGCAGGGCGGGCGCGTGCGGGTGATCGAGCGGGGGAGGCTGCGCGCCCAGCCGTTCCTCGACGTGGGCACCCTGACCCGGGCGGGCGGCGAGCGGGGCCTCCTGGGCCTCGCCTTCGATCCCGGCTACAAGACCAACCGCCGCCTGTACGTCCACTACACCGACCGGAGCGGAAACACGGTGCTCGCCCGCTACACGGCCACCCCCGACTTCTCCCGCGCCGAGCCGGGGAGCGCCCGCATCCTCTTTACCGCCGAGCAGCCCTACGCCAACCACAACGGGGGTCAGGTGGCCTTCGGGCCCGACGGTTTCCTGTACCTGGGGCTGGGGGACGGCGGGTCGGGGGGCGATCCGCAGAATTTCGGGCAAAACCTCGCCTCGCCCCTGGGCAAGATCTTGCGCTTCGACGTCGGGGGTGACGCGGCGCGGCCCGCCCCCGGCAATCCGTTCCTCGGTCGGCAGGGCGCCAACCCCAACATCTGGGCGTACGGTCTGCGCAACCCCTGGCGCTTTTCCTTCGACCGCGTTTCGGGTGACCTGATCATCGCCGACGTGGGCCAAAACGAGTTCGAGGAGGTGGACCGCCAGCCCAGGAGCAGCCGGGGCGGCGAGAACTACGGCTGGCGCGTGCGCGAGGGCCGTTCGTGCTTCGACCCGCCGAGCGGCTGCCGCTCCCAGGGCCTGACCGACCCGGTGCTGCAATACGGGCGCGACGAGGGCCAGAGCGTCACGGGCGGGTACGTGTACCGGGGAAGCGCCCTCCCCGCGCTCAAGGGGCAGTACGTCTTCGGCGACTTCGGCACGGGGAACGTCTGGGCCGCTCCCACGACCGGGCAGAACTGGAACAAGGTCAGGATCGGGCGGGTGCAAAATCCCTCCGCCTTCGGGGAAGACGAGGCGGGAGAACTGTACGTGGCCGAGTACGGCAGCGGGCGGGTGCTCAAGCTGGGCCGCTGA
- a CDS encoding cytochrome c biogenesis CcdA family protein, which yields MLLLLVAFLGGVLTVLSPCILPVLPVVLSGTVGGRARPWGIVAGFIGSFVVLTLFLSTLVTALGIPAEALRWGAVALLFAFGLTLAVPALGRRFEQLAARAVPQGAARGGGDGFVGGLLVGATLGLVWTPCVGPILASVTTLALSGQVTTFAAAVTTAYALGVALPMFAVMVGGRRLLTRMPALLRNLGGLQRAFGVVLALFAVGMALGVDRAAQTFIVERVPYVQNLAFLEETGAVRGELDQIGR from the coding sequence ATGCTCCTGCTGCTGGTGGCCTTCCTCGGCGGCGTGCTGACCGTGCTGTCGCCGTGCATCCTGCCGGTGCTGCCCGTGGTGCTCTCGGGCACGGTGGGTGGACGGGCGCGGCCCTGGGGCATCGTCGCCGGATTTATCGGCAGTTTCGTGGTCCTCACACTCTTTCTCAGCACGCTCGTCACGGCGCTGGGCATCCCCGCTGAGGCCCTGCGCTGGGGGGCCGTCGCCCTGCTGTTCGCCTTCGGGCTGACGCTGGCGGTCCCGGCGCTGGGTCGCCGTTTCGAGCAACTCGCCGCGCGGGCGGTGCCGCAGGGGGCAGCGCGCGGCGGCGGGGACGGGTTCGTGGGCGGTCTGCTCGTGGGCGCCACCCTCGGCCTCGTCTGGACGCCCTGTGTGGGGCCGATCCTGGCGAGCGTGACCACCCTGGCGCTCAGCGGGCAGGTGACGACCTTCGCCGCCGCCGTCACGACCGCCTACGCGCTCGGCGTGGCCCTCCCCATGTTCGCGGTGATGGTGGGAGGGCGGCGCCTCCTGACCCGGATGCCGGCCCTGCTGCGGAACCTGGGCGGGTTACAGCGGGCCTTCGGGGTGGTGCTGGCCCTCTTTGCCGTCGGCATGGCCCTGGGGGTGGACCGCGCCGCGCAGACCTTCATCGTGGAGCGCGTGCCCTACGTGCAGAACCTGGCCTTTTTGGAGGAAACGGGGGCGGTCCGGGGGGAACTCGACCAGATCGGGCGGTAA